TTTTCATAGTCCGAGCCTATATCGGCAAGCTCGACCGTCAGATCGCCATTGGCCAGCGCCTCGAGCGCATGGCCAAGCCGCTCCATGGCATGGGCCTGGCGCTCGGATGCGGAACGCAGAACCATCTCGTTGCCGTGTCGCGCCTCCTCCAGCGCCCGCTGCTGATCGGCCTCGCGGGCCTGCAGCGCGCTGCGTTCATTGACGCTGTCACGCAATACCAGAAGTGTTTTGGCAATCGCACCGATTTCATCGCCGCGGTCGGCAAACTGGATTTCGGCCGCGCCGTCACCGTCGGCGATCCGCTTCATGCTCTGGCGGATAAGATCGATCGGCCGCGTCACGCTGCGCACCACGAAGGCGGCGACGCCAACGACCAGAAGGCCCACCACGACACAAAGGCCGCCGTTAAAATACGCGTCACGCCAGAATACAGCCTCGAGGTCATCGACATAAACGCCGGTGCCGACAATCCAGCCCCAGGGGGCGAAGCCAGCGACGTGGGAAAATTTCTCGACCGGATCCGGTGCACCGGGCTTCGGCCAGTAATAATCGACAAAACCCTGACCGCCCGCCTTCACCGTATTCACGAATTCCACGAACAGCGCCTTGCCGTTCGGATCCTTGTTAGCGGTGAGGTCCGTGCCATTCATTTCAGGCTTGATCGGGTGCATCACCATGGTGGGATGCATGTCATTAATCCAGAAATAACCGCTGCCGTTGCCATAACGCATCGCCGCGATCGTTGTTTTCGCCTGCTGCTGCGCCGCCTCCCGCGTCAGGCTTCCGCCCTGCTCCAGCTGGTAATATTGCTTGATAATGGCGACGGCCGTCTCGTTCATCGCTGCCAGCCCGGCTTTGCGCTCGCGCTCCATCTCACGATAACTTTCAAACAAGCTGAATGTGAGAGCCGCGGCCAGTATTGCCAGAAACAATGCGACGAGCGCATAAAGGCGCATAGAGATTGTTACGTTTTTCATGTTCCCCCCAACATCGCCGAATGCACTTCGACCAGCCGATGTTAAAGGCAAGAAATTTATTATTATTA
This window of the Agrobacterium fabrum str. C58 genome carries:
- a CDS encoding methyl-accepting chemotaxis protein; this encodes MKNVTISMRLYALVALFLAILAAALTFSLFESYREMERERKAGLAAMNETAVAIIKQYYQLEQGGSLTREAAQQQAKTTIAAMRYGNGSGYFWINDMHPTMVMHPIKPEMNGTDLTANKDPNGKALFVEFVNTVKAGGQGFVDYYWPKPGAPDPVEKFSHVAGFAPWGWIVGTGVYVDDLEAVFWRDAYFNGGLCVVVGLLVVGVAAFVVRSVTRPIDLIRQSMKRIADGDGAAEIQFADRGDEIGAIAKTLLVLRDSVNERSALQAREADQQRALEEARHGNEMVLRSASERQAHAMERLGHALEALANGDLTVELADIGSDYEKLRVDFNRAVGALHGAIEAIARTGQVVNDSASDISGATGNLSRRTEQQAAALEETAAALDEITATVRTASERANEARQMVQDTKTSAGRSGEIVRNAVDAMGRIEDSSKRIGQIISVIDEIAFQTNLLALNAGVEAARAGEAGRGFAVVAQEVRELAQRSANAAKEIKTLINRSAEEVGGGVALVRSTGDALDEIVALVNRVDGHVNSIATAAREQATGLQEINTSVNHMDQMTQQNAAMVEETTAASQTLAEESQQLRALLSRFELGQGAGRAVSRAA